The candidate division WOR-3 bacterium genome contains the following window.
TATCGCCGTCGAATCATCGTCTGTCCAGTATTGTGTCGCTATACCGACGAACTGGTCGCTCGTGCCGTATCTCGTGCAGGCTACAAAGGGCATTACTGTGTGGACGTCCCCCAGGATGAAGAATCCGGGCGCAGACCATGTTCCTCCCCCATCCGACGAGACATACTCAAGGGATCTCGTAGCTGGGTCGTCAACTGATCCGGATTGATATACAAAGTGGATGTAGTTTGTTGGATAAGCGTTGTGTCTCGCCGAGGCTAAAACCGGTTTTTGCAGATTCGCGTCTTGTCCCAGGACTATATGGTCTATCCAGCCTCCAAAATAATTTTGGTATCTGGAGATCCTGATGTCGTTGCTAGCGGAGTTGTAAAAATTCATAATGTATGCCCTGTCGTCAGGTCCTGCGCATACATCAAAATCAGTTGGATTTATCTGGTTGTATGTCAGCGTGTTTAATGTCCATGTCGCTCCTCCGTCGGCTGAAGCGCATCTGTATAGTCTCCAAGGTGAATAAGGGACAGTAAATGCAGCGTATATGTGCGGGTCTGTTTCGTCGGTAATGTCCATTTCGACCCAGTTAATATCGTTGTAAGTTGTGGACGAAAAATGGTACCAGTCGAATGCCGAATAGTCCGCTTTCAATCTGCGATAGGATAACAGCGTATCACTTCCGTAGATATATACTGTGGTGGTGTAGATGTATGGGTTTAAAGTCTGGGCTTGGACCCTCATGTCGTAACTCAAAACATTGACACCGGTGCCCTGAAACCACATCTCCCAGCCCTTAACCCATGTATAGCCCATGTCGGTGGACCTGTAAATCCAAATCGTGTCCGTAGCTCCGTGGTTAGACAAAAGAGCGACGTAGATGTATCCATTGGTATCGTAATCAAAAGCCAACCTTGTCACGTTTGACTGGACAGGGCATTCATTTGTCAACAAAAGATCGTCCCCCCAAAGAGGAGCATAAACCGATGGAGGTTGTGAAAGGTTTAAACCGCCCGACATCTCTTCGATTGACGGCGTAAAACCAGAAGTATTTATCTCCTGGTTCAAGATATCCGAGGATGATTCGCCTTCACCGACCTGTTCTATAACGGTTGCTTCTTTGAAACAGGCCTGGCTCACTTGCGCCTGCAGACCCATAAACGCGAACAGGAAAGACGTTACAACCATGACCGGTTTCATAATTTGGCCTCCTTTTTTGCGTGATTTTATATGGAAAGACTGTTTTCAAAGGACAACAATATAATTTTATGAAATAACCCAAGAATTACAAGCAGTTTTTTGAAGCATTCAAGGCAGATGAGACGCCGTTGATTATTTTTTCGATGTCTTTCGGGGACACATCGTATCTCTCTTGGTCGCTGTATATTGTCTTTGAAGATTTCACCCGAGGATACAATCTAATAAGTTTTCCTCCGGCATTCTCAGTTATCATTTCTGAAAGCTTTTCTCCAGGTAAAAGCTTTGAATCCTTTTCACCGGGGGGTAAACTTTTATCCCCGTTGCGATTTTTGAAGTTGGGATTTATTAGAAGAAGAAATATTTTTGATTTTTTAAAAAGCTTTGCCGCAGAAAGGGAATTTATGTATGCGGGGTCTTCGAAAATATTTTTAAACTTTCCGGTAAGTGGTTCGGGATAGCAATCACTGAGAAGCACCACAAGGCTTTTCGACCCTCTGTTTCTGAACTTTTCAAGTCTTGCCATGTCGAGTGATTTCAAAAGACCGTCTGCGAGTGGAGTTTTTCCGTGGACTTTAAGAGATAAAAGGCTTTTTGTGACGACTTTGTAGTTGTGAGTTGGGTGGTTGAGCGTTTTTGCTTGTTGCCCCTGAAGAGAGATTACGCCTATTCGGTCTTTGTTTTTGTTGAAATAAAAGGTCAGCGAATTTATAATTTTTGAAAAAGCCCTTGCGAAATTTATCACCGATGTGCTGACGTCGACGACGAGGATCATGTTAAGGCTTTGATGAGCTGCTCTGTCCCAACCCAAAAGATCTTTTTGCCTGAGTTCAACCGGTTTTTTTGAGCTTTGTTTCTCGGAAAAAATCTTTAAAAGTGAATAGTAAAAAGCGAGGGAATTTTCGCCGCTTTTGTAAAGTGTAAGTCGGTAATTTCTTCCTGTGACAGTGTTTTTTACCAAAGCTCTTCTCGAAAATTTTCTCGTCCGGAAACTCTGTGTTCTTCTGAATCTCTTTAATATTTTCCTGAATTCAAAGCGTGCAGACTTGAAAATGCCTTTTTCGGACTCGAAAAGGGGCGTTTGTTGTCTGTACTCCGGCTTCTTTTTAAAGTTACCTTTTTTTTTGAAATGGAAATTTCCTGGATAGAGTGTCAATCCTGCGTTTTTGTTCAGCCGCAGATACTTTTTGAACAGGTGTAAAATTTTCTTTTTTAAGGTGGGCTTTTGGATGCCCACCACAATCATTTTTTTGAGGTGTCTTCCTCCTGTATGCTGGAAACACCGTTTTTTTCATGGTTTTTCGGCGGTTTTGATCTACTGTCGGATAAGGATGTTAAAGAAATATTTTTTCCAGAGTTGACGAAGTCTTCTTTTTTTATATAATTTTCCCTGAAGACCCTTTCGATTTCTTCGAAAGATGGAGGTTCGAGAAGGCCGCTGTCTCTTGTCCTGTGGCAGAGCGTCATCAAAGCGGCTTCGAGGACATCGTCGAATACAGTTTCGGTCCTTTTCCTCAGAGCAGATATTGTCATGGCGGTTTTTGTGATTATTATATCCGGTCTTTGTCCGTCCACTTTAAGTTCGGAACACGACTTGGTTATAGTCGAAAGAAGACTGTCGTCGAGTGTAACTTCCTTCAGAAGTTTTTTTGATCTTTCCAAAGACTCTCTTAAGTCATTCTGGTCTTTTCGGAAAGATTCAAAAAAAGAATCCGGATTGTTTTCAAATGACAGCGCCCTTCTGACAATCTCGGCTCTCTGTTCAGGGGCTTTAGGTGATTCAGCCCTGACGCATAGAGGAAACCTGTCGAGTATCTGTGGCCTGAGCTCTCCTTCTTCGGGATTCATGGTACCCACGAGGATGAAATCAGACCTGTGTTTTATTGAAAATCCTTCTCTCTCTATCACGTTCCAGTGAAGGGCGGATACGTCGAGTATGTCGTCGACAAGATGGTCTGGAAGGAGGTTGACCTCGTCTATGTATAAAATATTTCTGTGAGCCATTGCGAGTATGCCGGGCAGTATGCTCTTAACGCCTTCTTTGAGAATTTTCTCGATGTCTATGCTCCCGAGGAGTCTGTCTTCGGTAGTGCTCAAAGGCAAATCAATTATCCGCCCTTTTTTCTTTTCGGCTTCATGCTGTTTTGCCTCCCTGCAGAAAGTGCAAAAATGCTCGGGTGCCTGGGGGTCACATCCGAAAACGCAGTTTTTCACCGATAAATATTCCGGCATAATGTCTTCTACAGAATGGACAAATGTGCTCTTACCTGTCCCTTTTGGACCGGATATCAAAAGCCCTCCGATTTTAGGGTTGATTATGTTGGCGAGGTAGGCGGTTTTCAGAAAATCCATTTGGACTATGGCTGTTATGGGAAATCTTGTCAATACTTCCATTTTGCCTCCCCTGAATTGTTGTGCTATTCTATCACAGGAAAATTGCCTTCAGAAAGTACCAAAGAAGCCGGAAGTCGTATGTTGATATCAAACATTTGTGATAAGTCATTCGGTTCGGTGTTTATTTCGACTGTAAAAGCCCCTTTTTTTTTGGCGAGAAGAGGAAAACCCGCCGCGGGCCACACTACCGCCGAAGTGCCGACGCTTACGAAAAGATCGCATTCTGAGATTTCATCAAGCGCTTTCCCGATTATTGCAGGATCCAATGAATCGCCGAACCAGACAATATCCGGTCTAAACCATTCACCGCAGAGATCGCATTTATACGATGGATAATTTTCCGAAAAGATTTCCTTTTTTCCGCACATGCATCTTATCCTCCAAAGCGAACCGTGAAGCTCTATGACGGACCCACTGCCTGCTCTTTGATGCATTCCGTCTATGTTCTGCGTTATCACGCTGACGTCTGTTCTCGATTTCTGGAGCTCAGAAATCCAGAAATGACCCCCATGGGGCAGGCATTTCAAGACGGCTTTTCTTCTCAACTCGTGAAACCTCAGCACTTTTTCCGGGTTCTTCTCAAAAGCATTTTGGCAGGCGTATTCCTCCCAGTTGTAATCATTCCAGATTCCGCCTTTTCCCCTGTAAGTTGGAACACCGCTCTCCGCGGACATCCCTGCTCCGGTGAAAAAGACTATTTTTTTGAATTTTTTAAAGATTCTCCCCATCTATAAAATCATAAATGCCGACAGAATTATGTCAAACGATTATTGCCAAAAAGATTGATGTCTATGTCCGTATTATGAATATAATTAGTAAATCAAACATGGAGATAAAAATGAAAAATTATGTCTGCATCGCGGTT
Protein-coding sequences here:
- a CDS encoding VWA domain-containing protein; translated protein: MIVVGIQKPTLKKKILHLFKKYLRLNKNAGLTLYPGNFHFKKKGNFKKKPEYRQQTPLFESEKGIFKSARFEFRKILKRFRRTQSFRTRKFSRRALVKNTVTGRNYRLTLYKSGENSLAFYYSLLKIFSEKQSSKKPVELRQKDLLGWDRAAHQSLNMILVVDVSTSVINFARAFSKIINSLTFYFNKNKDRIGVISLQGQQAKTLNHPTHNYKVVTKSLLSLKVHGKTPLADGLLKSLDMARLEKFRNRGSKSLVVLLSDCYPEPLTGKFKNIFEDPAYINSLSAAKLFKKSKIFLLLINPNFKNRNGDKSLPPGEKDSKLLPGEKLSEMITENAGGKLIRLYPRVKSSKTIYSDQERYDVSPKDIEKIINGVSSALNASKNCL
- a CDS encoding AAA family ATPase; translated protein: MEVLTRFPITAIVQMDFLKTAYLANIINPKIGGLLISGPKGTGKSTFVHSVEDIMPEYLSVKNCVFGCDPQAPEHFCTFCREAKQHEAEKKKGRIIDLPLSTTEDRLLGSIDIEKILKEGVKSILPGILAMAHRNILYIDEVNLLPDHLVDDILDVSALHWNVIEREGFSIKHRSDFILVGTMNPEEGELRPQILDRFPLCVRAESPKAPEQRAEIVRRALSFENNPDSFFESFRKDQNDLRESLERSKKLLKEVTLDDSLLSTITKSCSELKVDGQRPDIIITKTAMTISALRKRTETVFDDVLEAALMTLCHRTRDSGLLEPPSFEEIERVFRENYIKKEDFVNSGKNISLTSLSDSRSKPPKNHEKNGVSSIQEEDTSKK
- a CDS encoding NAD-dependent deacylase; the protein is MGRIFKKFKKIVFFTGAGMSAESGVPTYRGKGGIWNDYNWEEYACQNAFEKNPEKVLRFHELRRKAVLKCLPHGGHFWISELQKSRTDVSVITQNIDGMHQRAGSGSVIELHGSLWRIRCMCGKKEIFSENYPSYKCDLCGEWFRPDIVWFGDSLDPAIIGKALDEISECDLFVSVGTSAVVWPAAGFPLLAKKKGAFTVEINTEPNDLSQMFDINIRLPASLVLSEGNFPVIE